In the Athene noctua chromosome 25, bAthNoc1.hap1.1, whole genome shotgun sequence genome, one interval contains:
- the LOC141970304 gene encoding feather keratin Cos1-1/Cos1-3/Cos2-1-like — MSCCSPCVPCEPCCRPCGPTPLANSCNEPCVRQCQNSTIVIQPSPVVVTLPGPILSSFPQNTVVGSSTSAAVGSILSCDGVPINSGGFDLSCITSRYCGRRCPPC; from the coding sequence atgtcctgctgcagcccatgtgTGCCCTGCGagccctgctgccggccctgcggcccgaccccgctggccaacagctgcaatgagccctgtgtcaggcagtgccagaacTCCACCATCgtcatccagccctcccccgtggtggtgaccctgcccggccccatcctcagctccttcccacagaacaccgttgtgggctcctccacctccgctgccgttggcagcatcctcagctgtgacggagtgcccatcaactctgggggctttgacctctcctgcattaccagccgctactgtggcagaaggtgccccccctgctaa
- the LOC141970122 gene encoding feather keratin Cos1-2-like, whose translation MSCYDQCLPCRPCGPTPLANSCNEPCVRQCQDSTVAIQPSPVVVTLPGPILSSFPQNTVVGSSTSAAVGRILSCDGVPINSGGFDLSCITSRYCGRRCPPC comes from the coding sequence atgtcctgctacgaccagtgcctgccatgccggccctgcggcccgaccccgctggccaacagctgcaatgagccctgtgtcaggcagtgccaggactccaccgtggccatccagccctcccccgtggtggtgaccctgcccggccccatcctcagctccttcccacagaacaccgttgtgggctcctccacctccgctgccgttggccgcatcctcagctgtgacggagtgcccatcaactctgggggctttgacctctcctgcattaccagccgctactgtggcagaaggtgcccacCCTGCTAA